CGCTCCGCGATATCCAGCCCCCGGATGGAAAGGGAAAGTTCGAAGGGGTTGAACCGGATCTCCCGCAGGGTCGCCTTGCGGTGCAGCGTGTTGGAGAGTGTTTTCGGCAGGACGGATTCGAGGATCGCCGGCAGACCGAAAAAACCGAACAGGGTGTAGGAAACGGCGACGATCAATACCGCGATCAAGCCCTTCCGGTACGCGGGCATCGAACGGATGGTCGCAATCCCCGCCATCACGGCTCCCCGGTGTGGGGGACACACCTTTCCTTCGGAATTAAGACGTCGGTTCCATGGACGGGGAATAGGTCCCGTGCCGAGCGGCCCCGTTCAGCTTCGCGCGCAGGAGGAAGGCCTCCTTCGCCGCCGCGACATTCGCCGCCTTTCCTTTCCACGCCTTGAGCACCGGTTCCTGCAGCGCCCTCCCGTAGGAGAAGCTCAATTCCCACGGGTGTTTCCCCATCGCGTTCAAGGCGCTCAGATGTTCCGTCGCCTGGCGCGGCGTCTGCCCCCCGGAGAGGAAGACGATGCCGGGGACCGCCGGCGGGACGACGCGGGACAAGGTTCGAACCGTCGCTTCGGCGACCTGGGCGACGCCCGCCTGGATCGCGCACCCTTTCCCGGAAACGACCATGTTGGGCTTCAGCAGCGTCCCCTCGAGAGCCACGCGATGGGCCGTCAACTCCGCGTAGACGAGCGAGAGCACCTCGGTGGTCACCTGCTCGCACCGCTCGATCGTGTGGGCCCCGTCCATCAGCACCTCCGGCTCCACGATGGGGACAAGCCCCGCTTCCTGGCAGAAGGCGGCGTATCGGGCCAGCGCGTGGGCGTTCGCCTGAAGGCAGTATCGCGTCGGGATCCCGTTCCCGATGTCGATCACCGCCCGCCACTTGGCGAAACGGGCGCCGAGCGTCCGATATTCCGGCAGGCGTCCCCGCAGCCCGTCCAATCCATGGGTGATCTTCTCCCCGGGAAACCCGAACAGCGCTTTCGCCCCTTCGTCGACCTTGATCCCCGGTACGATCCCCTGCCGCTCCAGGACCTTCGGGAACGGCGTCCCGTCGGCAGAGCTCTGACGGATCGTCTCGTCGTAAAGGATCACCCCGCTGATGAACCCGGAAGCGCCCGGGGTCGTGAAGAGGAGGTCCCGGTACGCCCTCCGATTTTCCTCCGTAGAAGAGACATCGATCGCCTTGAACCGTTTCTCGATGGTGGGTGTGCTTTCGTCCGCCGCCAGGATCCCCTTGCCGTGGGCGACAAGGGATCGTGCCGTTTTTTCAAGTTCTCCGATGTTCATCTCCTGGTTCCTCCCGGATTATATTCTGTTCATACTATATTTATTATCATATCCGATCGGGGAAGATCGCTGGGGGCGATCTGTAGTAAGTTGGGATGGTAGCCGCCCACCCGTAGACAAAAAACCCGGGAACCGCCTGTTGAAGGAGACCTTCCGCTTGAAGACCCTCTGCAAATCCGTCCTTGCGAACTTGCGCCGGACAGGGGCGCGCCTCCTCGGGAGCGCATCGGCGAAAAAGTACACCGGCGACGAGCCGCCGCTGCGATCGGAACTGTTCAGCGGCGAACAGATGAGGCGGCACGGCGAGACCCTTGCGGGCTCGCACAAGCTGGGTCCGGGAGGGATTCGTGATCCGCTTCTGACCCGGCTGGCGGAGAATGAACGCGTCCTGGCGGGAGCCTGCACCCTGTTGACGTCGGCGGTCGATGCGAACCGCCGGATCTCGCCGGCCGGGGAATGGCTCCTCGACAACTTCTACCTGATCGAAGAACAGGTCCGCACGGCCAGGAAGCACTTGCCGATCGGTTACAGCAGGGAACTGCCTCGCCTGCTGGATGGGCCGTCGGCGGGACTTCCACGCGTGTACGACATCGCGCACGAGGCGATCTCCCACGGCGATGGACGGGTGGACCCGGAAGGTCTCGGCAGTTTCGTGGCGTCCTACCAAAGGGTGACCGTCCTTACTCTGGGCGAATTGTGGGCCATCCCCATCATGCTGCGCCTGGCGCTGATCGAGAATCTCCGGCGCGTCGGGGCTCGGGTCGTCGCCGGAAGCATCGACCGGGACCTCGCCGCCCACTGGGCGGAACAGATGATGGAGATCGCCGAGAAGGACCCGAAGAGCCTGATCCTGCTGATCGCGGACATGGCGCGGTCGGACCCCCCGATGGGGAGCTCGTTCGTCGCGGAATTCGCCCGCCGGTTGCAGGGGCGGAGCACCGCCCTGGCCTTGCCGCTCACCTGGATCGAACAACGGCTTTCCGAGTCCAACCTGACGATCGAGCAGTTGGTGCGGTCGGAGAACCAGCAAATGGCCGCCGACCAGGTTTCCATCAGCAACAGCATCGGCAGCCTTCGGTTCCTCGGAGCGACGGACTGGCGCGAATTCGTCGAGACGACGAGCGCCGTCGAACAGGTATTGCGCGAGGACCCGGGGAAAACCTACGGCCGGATGGATTTCACTACCCGCGACCGCTACCGCCACGTTGTAGAGAAGATCGCGAAGAGGAGCCGTTTCCACGAAGCCGATGTGGCTCGTAACGCGATCCTTCTGGCCGGCGAGGGAGCGGCCAGGAACGGACCGGACGATCGCGCGGCGCATGTCGGGTTCTACCTGATCGACAAGGGATTGCGGCAGCTGGAACGGGAAGCGGGAGTGCGCCAGACGACCCTCGAGGCTCTCCGGCACATGACCGGCCGGTTCCCATTGCTCTTCTACATGGGGTCGATCCTTCTGTCGGCGTTGTTTTTCACCGGAGGCCTGGTGGCGAAGGCGCATGCCGGCGGGCTGCAGGGCGGATCGCTCGCCCTGTTCGGCGCCCTCTCCCTGCTGTGCGCCAGCCGGCTGGCGGTGGCGCTGGTGAACTGGCTGGCCACCTTGCTGGTGACGCCACGACCGCTGCCGCGAATGGACTTCTCCGATGGAATTCCACCGGAATCGCGCACCCTGGTGGTGGTCCCGACGATGCTCACGAGCCCCCGCGACATCGAGGAGCTGGTCGAGTTCCTGGAAGTCCGGTTCCTGGCGAACCGGGACGACAACCTGCACTTCGGCCTGCTGACGGATTTCCGGGACGCGAGCGAGGAAACAACCCCGGAAGACGAGCCTCTGTTGCGGTTGGCCCGTGAGGGTATCGAAGGACTGAACAATAAATACCGGGGAGAAAGGAGCGACGCGTTCTTCCTCTTTCACCGCCCGCGGCGGTGGAATCCCCGGGATCGAACCTGGATGGGCTACGAACGGAAGCGGGGAAAACTGGCGGCATTGAACCTGCTTCTCCGCGGCGGAGCGGGGGATCGCTTTTCCCTCGTCATCGGAGAAACGGCGGTGTTGCCGGGCGTGAAGTACGTGATCACCCTTGACACGGACACGCTGCTCCCACGCGACTCGGCGCGGCAGTTCGTTGGAACCATGACGCACCCGCTGAACCGTGCGCAATACGACGTGCGGACGCAGCGCGTCTCCGAGGGGCACGGCATATTACAGCCACGCGTGGGGGACAGCCTCTCGGGTACGAACCGGTCGCGATATGCGCGATTGTGCGGGAGCGATCCGGGAATCGACCCGTACACGCGCGCCGTCTCCGACGTGTACCAGGACGTGTTCGACGAAGGATCCTTCATCGGCAAGGGGATCTACGACGTCGATGCATTCGAGCAGGCCCTCAAGGAACGGCTTCCCGAGAACCGGATCTTAAGCCACGATCTTCTGGAAGGGTGCCATGCGCGGGCGGGACTGTTGAGCGATGCATACCTGTACGAGGAATATCCATCCAGCTACCTCGCCGACGCAACCCGTCGCCATCGATGGATCCGCGGGGATTGGCAGATCGCCGGGTGGCTGCTGTCGCGCGTTCCCGGCCCCGGTGACACCCGCCGGAGGAACCCGCTCTCCGGACTGTCCCAATGGAAGATCTTCGACAATCTTCGGCGAAGCCTCGAGCCTTGCGCGTTGACGCTCCTGTTGCTGCTGGGGTGGATCTCCTTATCTTTCGCCTGGTATTGGACCTTGTCGGTGATCGGGATCCTCCTGATTCCCTCCCTGATGGTTTCCGCCGTCGGAATGGTCAGGAAACCCGCCGATTCGCTGCTGCGTCAGCACCTCGCCGCCGAAGCACGCTCCGCCGGACGGCGCTTCGCCCAATCGGCGTTTACGCTCGCGTGCCTGCCGTACGAGGCGTTTTTCAGCCTGGACGCGGTCGCGCGCACGGCCGGGCGGATGCTGTTCACACACAGGCGGCTTCTCGAATGGAATCCATCGGGGAACCCGACCCACGATCGTGGCAAGGTCCTGGCGGCCTTTTCCCGGTCGATGTGGATCGCGCCCGCGACCGCCGCCGCCGCGACGATCTCCCTCGCGGTTTCGAGGCCGGCCGCGCTGGCGACGGCCGGGCCCATCCTCGCCCTGTGGTTTGCCTCCCCCGCCATCGCCTGGTGGATCAGCCGCCCGCTTGCCCGGCGCGGAGCGGCTCTTTCAACGGACCAGGTCCTCTTTCTCCGGAAGCTCTCGCGG
This portion of the Deltaproteobacteria bacterium CG2_30_66_27 genome encodes:
- a CDS encoding fructose-bisphosphate aldolase, giving the protein MNIGELEKTARSLVAHGKGILAADESTPTIEKRFKAIDVSSTEENRRAYRDLLFTTPGASGFISGVILYDETIRQSSADGTPFPKVLERQGIVPGIKVDEGAKALFGFPGEKITHGLDGLRGRLPEYRTLGARFAKWRAVIDIGNGIPTRYCLQANAHALARYAAFCQEAGLVPIVEPEVLMDGAHTIERCEQVTTEVLSLVYAELTAHRVALEGTLLKPNMVVSGKGCAIQAGVAQVAEATVRTLSRVVPPAVPGIVFLSGGQTPRQATEHLSALNAMGKHPWELSFSYGRALQEPVLKAWKGKAANVAAAKEAFLLRAKLNGAARHGTYSPSMEPTS